One Mercurialis annua linkage group LG3, ddMerAnnu1.2, whole genome shotgun sequence DNA window includes the following coding sequences:
- the LOC126673303 gene encoding signal recognition particle 43 kDa protein, chloroplastic has protein sequence MHTLFANQSLSRLKLSPNLSIPSPSFFPHQFPIPKTTTHNKQIFSLRAIQNQETQRNPNHQNDDDSYGEVNKIIGSKALEDATGMEYLIEWKDGHAPSWVPSNFIAKDVIAEYETPWWTAAKKGDDSALLELLQADDDRDVDTVDSSGRTALHFVAGLGSEACVRVLAEAGADLNRRDNSGGLTALHMAAGYVQPGVVKLLTELGADPEVEEDRGKTPLDLAKEILNVTPKGNPAQFARRLGLENVIKILNEAIFEYAEVQELLEKRGKGDNVEYLVKWKDGGDENEWVKGGFIGEDLIRDFEAGLEYAIAESVMGKRVGDDGRNEYLVKWTDIDDATWEPEENVDPDLIKEFDGDDQEVQLSNDGVGSTVVEVSNPN, from the coding sequence ATGCACACTCTCTTCGCCAATCAGTCTCTCTCCCGCCTTAAACTCTCCCCCAATCTCTCAATCCCCTCCCCGTCCTTCTTCCCCCACCAGTTCCCCATCCCCAAAACCACCACCCACAACAAGCAAATCTTCAGCCTCCGCGCAATTCAAAATCAAGAAACCCAACGAAATCCTAATCACCAAAACGACGACGATTCGTATGGCGAAGTTAATAAAATCATCGGGAGTAAAGCTCTGGAAGACGCCACCGGTATGGAGTATTTAATAGAATGGAAAGACGGTCATGCACCTTCGTGGGTCCCCTCTAATTTCATCGCTAAAGACGTTATTGCTGAATACGAAACGCCGTGGTGGACCGCCGCTAAAAAAGGCGACGACTCAGCTCTGTTGGAGCTTCTCCAAGCCGACGACGACCGAGATGTCGACACCGTCGACAGCTCCGGTCGCACTGCGTTACATTTCGTGGCCGGTCTCGGGTCTGAGGCGTGCGTTAGGGTTTTAGCTGAAGCTGGGGCGGATTTAAACCGCCGTGATAATAGCGGCGGTTTAACCGCGCTTCATATGGCTGCTGGTTATGTTCAGCCGGGTGTTGTTAAGTTGTTGACGGAGTTAGGGGCGGATCCTGAAGTGGAAGAAGACAGAGGGAAAACGCCGTTAGATTTAGCTAAAGAGATTCTAAATGTGACCCCGAAAGGGAACCCAGCGCAATTTGCGAGAAGATTAGGGTTAGAAAatgtaattaaaattctaaacgAGGCAATATTCGAGTACGCGGAGGTACAGGAGCTCTTGGAGAAGAGAGGCAAAGGTGATAACGTTGAATATTTAGTCAAATGGAAGGACGGTGGAGATGAAAACGAGTGGGTTAAAGGAGGATTTATCGGTGAGGATTTGATTAGAGATTTTGAGGCGGGGTTAGAGTACGCTATTGCTGAGAGTGTGATGGGGAAAAGAGTGGGTGATGATGGGAGGAATGAGTATCTTGTTAAATGGACGGATATTGATGATGCCACGTGGGAGCCTGAGGAGAATGTTGATCCTGATTTGATTAAGGAATTTGATGGTGATGATCAGGAGGTTCAATTAAGTAATGATGGTGTTGGTAGTACTGTAGTAGAAGTGTCAAACCCCAATTGA